CATAAATAGCAGAAAAGTATGCAAGCTCGTAATTCCAATGTGAAGTAGTAGTAGCATTGATACAAAAAAGAAAGGGAAGAAGAAAATGCAGAGACGGCAGGGACAACATATGGTGATCTGCATCCTGGTATCCTAGCACAGCACCACTCTACACAACTATACACAGCAGCAAAAGTAACAATTAACCTCATGAACAAGATACCAGAAACTGCTGGCAATCTACCGCGGTTACTGGTTAGTACAAAAGCTAACAGCCATCTACAACAAACATACCAAAACTAGACTTGTGATTGGTTTGAGGAACCCCTACGGTTTTTTccaagtatttaacaaaaaactaccacattccgTGCAACCGTGCCTACAAACTACCACTTTACAAATTTTTATCGAAAATTACCACTTTTCGACTAATCgttgactaaaaactaccatgtgTGAAAAGTGTCCGGTTCGGCCAGTTTAAACCTGTTTATGACAGGTTGGGCCCACTCGTCAGAACTAAAAAAGTCTACTCCATTAACTTTGACCGCCAACCTGTGGGGTCCATATGTCAGTTTTATCTTCTCCCCGACCATGTTCCCTGTCACTCGTCTAGAGCGCGCTGCCGGTGTGGGTTCGCTCGCCGTCGTGGCACCCACCTCTCCGAGGGCTCAAACCATGTCTAGGAGCGCCACCTAGCCGCACCGCATCCTATTGGCAAAGGAATCATCCTAGAAGCCCCCGAATCGCCTCGCTGAGTTCGTGCTTCCCCGCCTCCGGTGGACCTCAACCTCGCCGGATTCGCCGCCTTAGAGTGCTTCTGgcccctccctcgacctcctcaagTGAGTGCTCCTAAAGTGGTACACGTCGTCGTCCTCGAGCTGTTCATCCCCGAGCCATCTTGCCCATGAGCACCCGCTCCGGGAGCCACCGCGTAGCCGGAAGCTCCCGTCCTTCCCCGCCTCTCATGAGCCTACGTGCTGCTGGTGATCCCTAGAGTTCCCTTCCTCTGGCTCCGTCGGCCGCCACAATCGAACCAGCAGCTAGCTCCTGTACCTGTACGTGCGCATCCGGCTGGGACAAATCAATCCACCTGCTTCAGAGGTTAGCTTGGCTAGTTTGTACGTGGTGATTTTCTGGGCCAAGAGCATCGTTCAGGTGCTAGCTTCAGTTCACGGAATCCCTAGAGGTTAGCTTCAGTTCACCGGAGATGCAGCGGCGACCACGGtcgcgaggcagaggaggagccatCGGTCCTGGTAGGGAGACCGGGTCAAGGGTGGTGCACCGTCGGGATCTAGGAGGTCGCCCCCCGCAGGCCATCAACTCCGGCGAGGAGCTCCGGGACGGCCTAGGCACGCGCGCGGTAGACGGGGACTTCCCCTGATCTGATCTAGATCCCCCATAGAGAAGATATAACTGACATGTGGATCCCACAGGTTGACGGTCAAAGTTAACGGAGTAGACTTTTTTAGTTCTGACGAGTGGGCCCAACCTGTCATAAACAGGTTTAAACTGACCGAACCGGACACTTTTCACATATGGTAGTTTTTAGTTAATGATTAGTCGAGAAGTGGTAGTTTTCTGTAAAATTTTGTAAAGTGGTAGTTTGTAAGCACAGTTGCACGAAATGTGATAGTTTTTTTTGGTTAAATAATTGTTTTTTCCCTTTAATTAAGAGAGGAAAGTGCGAGACACATGTCCGAACCAAGGTTCGAACCAGCGCCGGCTGTGAGGCGCCACTGCGCTATGAGCCTATGAGCCCAGCAAACATACCAGGACACCTGACTGTTCTAAGAGAAACCAAAGCTCACTCAGGAGCAGAGCAATACAGGCTCAGGCACAGCCAAAGCCTCGCGCAAACACAAGATGAAATAACTCCCATCAACAGCTTCACCCAGATCCGCCAAGGGAACAACCGCAATGAAGCGAGCAAAGTAAAATCACACATTGCTGAATGCTCTGCACTGCACAAAATACTTCAGCAATAACAGTACAGTTCACCATGATACGGCATCAAATCAAATGGTTTTTTATCAGGTGTTACAGATCACCCAAGATTTATTGAGACTGTAAACAAGGGTGAAAATACAGAATACTAGAGCAAAATGGAAACGGACCACTCAATAACTTCAATTATTACAGAGAACTGAGAAAGGGAAATGTAGACAGGTACATGATTATTCACCGAAACACCGACCAGCGCCATTTTGTCACTCATCCTGTGACATGAAGTCCGCAGATTCTCTAGTCATTTCCAGCATGGGCCGGTTGGGGTTGGGGTGTGCATTGACCATGCTCTTGAAAGCTCCCTCCGCTGCCTCCACATAGGCAGCACTGACGCCCTCGCAAAATATGACGATAGAAACGCAAGCAAGGCTGGAGAGATGCTGGATGCCAAAATCAAAACCAGCACCAGCAGATTTGAACTTTGATAAATAAACATGGAGATCAAGTTTCTTCAGGTTAGGCATAGCGCCCACTTCAAACGTCAGCTGCGAAAAACTGAACTTCAACTCGAGCCTTTCTAACTGTTCAAATCCTGAACTTATGATGATAGGCCCTAAGCAGCCAGAGTAAAGCTTGAATTCAACCAGAGTTGGTATGCTTCCAACTGTACGCAGATCATCCTGCTCTATCTCATCCCCACCACTGATATGTAATTTTTCTAGGTTGGCAAGTGAAAGCAGCCATTTGTTAATCCAACACATGCGTCCACGGCGGAGATAAACCTCTCGGATGCTATTGAGAGCAGGCAAGAACGGATGTCCTATGAAGCCATCCTTTTCTCTCAAATAAAATGTAACACAGAGGGTGCGAAGGCTCACCTGATCCAGTTTACAGAGCGAGGAGACCAACTTTTTTTCCTTATAACTTCTTTTGCCAAATCTGAGAATACCGTTGGTGTCCCAGATAATGCTCAGCTTACGCAGATCCATTAGTTTGCCAAGCTCATTCAGAAAGTTAACTGATTGGCTGAAGGCATTTATATCCCCAAGCTCTTGCAAGCACATGTTTCCAATCTCATCAGGCAATTTAGTTTCATCTGAAACAAACAGACGCTGCAGTTGTCTTAGACGAGTAATGGATCCAGGCATCTCAACTAATTCCGTAAATGATGCATCAAGTGTTTCTAGGAACCCCATATCTCCAATCTGTATGGGAAGCTCAGTTACATCTGTTCCAGAGATGTTCAAGTACCTTAATAGAGGATTTCTTCCAATATCTTTGACATGATGATTCCCCAACTCCGAGCAATCTTGTACGTCGAGCACACGCAGAGCATTTGACTTCACAGAGGAAATTAATTGCCCAAGATGCCCAGAAGCACCGAGAGATCGAGCATGCGATAAATCCAGTTGTGCGATACATGATGGATCTTTATTTGCAAACAGAGAGAGACGACGTACTTTGTAATCTAGCCTTGATTGATTACTTGTCAAAGTACAAAAATTCTCTTCCATGGACTTTATCATGAGGAAATCAAGGATAACATTGTGGACTCTGTAGAACCGTGCCTTACCATCATATGGCACGCCCACTGATTCTATTAAACTTCTGTTAACAAGCTCATATAAATATCTCTCTCCTACTTGAACAAGATCTTCCCCATCTTGATAGCGAATGAAGCCCTCTGAAATCCATCTGTGTACTAACCGCTCCTTTTCAATCAAACAATCTTCGGGAAACATAGCCAAATACAATAGACAACTTCTTAGATGAGGGGGAAGGTCAAAGTAACTCAGAGATAATATGTATTTCATAGCATCAATGTCAGGCTTCTTGTGTCTTTCTGCAAAGACACTAGAGAGTCCCACGTGACCCCACTCTTCTTTGTTTTCCTCAGCAGCCAGCAATATAGATATGGCATTGATGGCCAGTGGTAAACCACCACATTTTTTTAAGACATCCTTCGAGACTTCTTTCAATTCAGGGGGAACTCCCTTTTCGTGACCAAATACTCGGTTCAAAAATAGCTTCTCCGAGTCAGCAACACTAAGTGGTTGGATATTGTAGACAAGATCCCCGTTAGAAGAGCAACATGATTTAGCTACATCATAAATACGTGTTGTGGTCATTATTACACTGCCACAACTATTCTTGCATAACGCACATTTCAAAACATCCCATGTCTTCATATCCCATATATCATCGATTATCACAAAGTACCTGCAAAGTATAGGAAAAAATTATTCAATATTTTTTCTGACAAAAACAAATGCACAGTAGATGGCCCATCCATTTACCAAGGATAAATTTGGTCATACAAATTATAATAGTTCTAATCTTAATTAGCGAGTTACTAGGTGTGTGAAAAGTAAGGTTATGAATTTTGGTACTCCTTTTCAATAAATTAGATTAATTCCTATTTTGGGTTCCTTGTTATGTTCCCATGACAAAGTTTACTCTCTTGTCTCTCTGCACACGGTCGCCCGTCAGTGCCTTCTTCCCCAACATCGAGAACAGTGGGTCCCAGGCGTGTTAGACGGTAGTGTGCGAGCAGGTGGCCGTGCATGAGCTCCTGGTGTGGAGTATGGTGTGGGAGGCGAAGGTGGAGGCAATGGCAGCAAAGCGGAGGCGGCGAGTCTGAACCCTGAACGCCCTTGCTTCCAGGAGGTCCGAACGCCTGGCCGGAACAGCAGTACGGTGACTGCAGCAAACATCGTGTCGCACGGACGCAGACTGCAGCGGGTGTCGTGCCGCGCAGGCGAGGACTACAGCGAGTGTGGTCCGTGCCTGTCAAATTGCCTTTCATCGTAATCGTAGCCAACAACATCCCCCGAGCCATGCCAAATTGCCGTTAGGCTCCACCTCGTCTAGATGAATTCTCCCCGCGAAGGAATGCCAAGGGAGCTCCCATGCAGTTCTCGTCTTCTTTGTATCTGGTGGAATTCCACCGCTCTGCCGATCTACACATTTTGCCTCCCGTTCTCTTGTGATGTCCACCGATGTCGCCAACTTCAGCAGGGTGGAATTTACTTAATAACTCCCATCCGCACTAAAGGAACCATTTTGTTTGAATAACCAACTAACTCAACTGAAGTTCCTATCGTTACACATACTGCAGTCTCACGGAAAATAAATTTTACATAGCAAATCAAATACGTTTGTATAGATGAGAGAGCAAAATTAGAAGATATAAAAACCATTAGTTAGCCTCATTATGCTCCCCTGGTATCCAATCTATTTTAGTAGTACGACCAATCAAGTGTCCAAAAGAAAAAGAGTAGTACTACCAATCGCAACACGACTAAAATGTTATTAAAACTATCTTTTGAATAACGGACGTAGGCACTAGCTAGTGGCATTGCGTACATACATACCTTTTATCTTGTAGGAGATCTCTGATTTGATCGACGAGTTTTGGAATCTCGCTTTCATCGGAAGAATAATCTTGAGCGTGGAATTGAGACAGTACACATTTTAAAATGGCTGCCATATCAGGGCTTCGTGAAATTGATACAAAAGCCCGATATTCAAAGTTTATTCTAAGCTCGTCGTAGACCTGTTTGGCAAGAGTCGTCTTCCCTAATCCCGCACAACCAACAATAGAGACAACCTTCTGTTCATCCTCCCCGTTTCTCAGCCACTTAACAAGCTCATATTTCGGACCATCAATGCCTACAAGGTCGGCTGCACATGTATCGACAGTGCACAATCTAGGGTCAACGAATTCGGTTCTTGCGGGACAGACATCCTCAACCCTGCAGTATCTTTCACATCTATCATGGGCCTCCAGGATTTGGCTCTTGATGTCTCTTATATCTTTGGCTATCTGATGGCGGTTCTTGACGGGTAACAAATTATTGAATTTGATCATGTGCTTCTTGATGCCACTCTTGGGACAGGCGTGATGGAGTATAAGTGACATGGAGTTGTCAATCTTGTCCTCAATATCATATGAGAGCTCCCGCATAAAGTCAGCACAACTCTTGTCATGCTGTCCAGGTTCCTCCGTGTGTGCCACCTTGAGGAGAAATGATTGCCACATATGACGAACTCGATGTATGACGAACTCGATGTCTCGACCAACACCCGCGAGCAGGATGTATTCGTCATCTAATATGGTTCCCAACTCTGTCAGGAGGGAACCCACTGCTCCCGTGGATGCGCTCACCAGATATTGTGCCATTGTTGCTCAGTGCTCACTCAGAGTTGTTCACTCTCCATAGTTCCGTATCAGCTCTGAAATGGCAAATTAACGCATCGGTGGTGTGGACGGGTAAAGATGCATGTTTCCTTTTATATAGGCAATCTGCTAAACAATTCAGAGTTCAGACCTCGGTGGATTGAACGGCATACAGGCAAGGGTCGTCGGTGGAGCTAGCACCAAACCGTCGAGCGTACAGTGAAGAGTGGCCCAAAATCAAGATCCTGGTACAACACAAAATGAATACCAAATCCACACCAATTAGAACCGAGGAAGCGCAAAGCAACCCCGAGCCGGGAACCAAGCACAAGAGATCCTAGCTAGACAAAGACAAGTACCTAGTGCTTGATCCAAGCTCCATGGGCGTGATGCTTGGAGCCGTCGTAGCTGCCCATCCGAGACCGTGGCGTATGCCCCCAAACagggggctcggcggcggcgctcgcTCGGGCTCGAGCTTCGCGGTCGTCTGGATCTAGCTAGAAGGGGGGAGCAGGACTGTTGGAAGAAAGGGGATTTTTTGCTGTACGCGACCAAACTGAATCGGAGACTGGAGACAATGGAACGAGATCCCCTATCGTACACTGCAGAGAGACGTTGATGCGTCTAGGCCGTTCTTTTCGCATCCAACGGCAGGAGGTGAAAACACAACTCATAACTTATCTTATGGACAGCTACATGTTGATGCACTAAATAAAAACGAGGGTTACTCGTTGGTTGGTGGTTGCACCGATTCTCAATCTCAATGAATGTCCAAGTCTACTTGCCAATTCCGGAAAGGTCCTTACTGAACATTGTAATAGGGAGTTGAATATGGTTGCCCATGAGCTAGCTAGTTTTGGGAGGTCTAATCCATCGATGTTGTGGTCGGATACACCACCACGTTTTATTTTGTCTTTATTAGCAGATGATGTACTTGTGATTTAAGTTAATAAAGCTTGTCATGAAGGCCTTCCCCTAAAAAAAGGGTCATCCGGAATAATAACCGCCGATTTAGCGGACGAGAGTGTTTTTTCCGCCCCGAATAGATCCCGCAAAGTCGATCATCCTGTAAACCTTTTTGCGGGATCCTGCATAGTTCGGGTCGTTTCCGTCATATCTACGGGATTCGGCCCTTTTTTTGGGTTCCCCTATCCTTTGCGCCAAGAAAACTTCGGCCACCTtccgttcctacctcatgcaccgtcGACGCCTCCGATCTCACCTCCGACTTCGCCGTCCGGCCTCGCCGCGCTGCCAACCACCCGGATGGAGTACCCACAACATCGGGGTGCCCCATATCATGTGTCACCGCCAATAAGTATGCCAACACTCAGTCCTCTAGCACTTCCCGCGGTCGTGCATGCAGGTGCCACCCCAACATCTAACGTTGCCGACAGCAAGAGGAAGCGACACGGGAATCACCTCGTTCAAGGGGGCATAGCCGGCGCGGCACCATCTCCTTCCGTCCCCGCTCTGGTTCCTCTCGTCGTGGCTGCTGGCTCAAGGAAGAAGACCGCCTTCACCGCCCAGTCCAATGCGCTGGCGAAGCCCTCGAGGAAGAAGGTGGTCACGGCAAGAGGCcgggctcctcctccacctccggcaGGCCACATTCTCCCCGATCGCGGCCACTTCACCGGTCACGCTTACCATGTGTTTGATGAAACGTCCACGAGGTAAAAAAATATTTTGCTCGAAACACTCCGGTGATCTTCGCTGCGACTTTGAAGCACCTGTTTGAGCTTTTCCCAATGAAATTTGTAGCCAAAGCATGCACTCAACCTATACCAAAATGTTGGCGAAGAATGCGGTGAATTTGTGTGCTCCCCTTGACGATTTCGCTACGCCTCACGTGAAGGTCGAGGTGGAGGTGGATCAAGCAAAGACAATGGTGATGAAGTGGAAGTGATTCTGGAGGCCGAGTACGATGCTAGGGTGGAGAGGACTGGCAACTACATGGAGATGGAGGATGTGTGATTGATTCAAGCATGGGAGAGTGTCTCACTTGACGCGGTGGTCGGCAAGTATCAAAGCTATGGGAATTATTGGCAAAGGACCGAGGACAAATACCACCAAATCATCACATTCCCTTCCGGTCGGTCCTTGAAGTCACTTCGAGGCCATTGTGATATCTCCTTTTTGTTGACCCGGTATTGAAACTAAAAGGAGTATCCCGCACCAATTTCCCTAGAGGTAACCCTGGGTTATCGAACCCACGAGAGGAAGATTCCCTTGAAGCGATGGTCTCTAGCAAGCTTTTACTAAATTGTCAAATCCAGCTTTTGACCGGATCTGTAAGCAAATAGTGAttcaaacacttataataaaaagaaGGTATGGGGATGAGGTCTTAATGCCCCCATACCTTATCggactactcacacatggagatcagatCGAGGGAAGAAATCATTAAAGAACACATCTtgagattgattgcttgattgcaatATGTCTTACAATAGATGCCTTGTGTGATGCACGATTACAAGTATGAACTAGATGAGAGAGGACTATGGTGGTGGAGATGGCTATGGAGGTGAAGATGGCGGCTGCTAGGGTTTTTGGATGATGAAGATGAGTGGGTTGTGGATGTGCTTGACGCTCCTCCTCTGCTTTGTTTGTTGACATTTCGACGGGGTCCGCTTAATAAAAATTGTTGGGGTGGACGAACTGCCTCGGTTTTCATGCCAAACGGCTGCTCATGCGAGCGCTCGCGGTCACATGGAACACCGTCTTCTGCTCTGGAGTCCCTCTGACGCCTCCTGATGATttgtttcttctccattctcccccTTTCTTATCTCCCATGTTATATCTCCCCTTTTTAGCCCATTTCCTATGAAAAAATATTAAATAGAGGATTTGtggaatcctttgcattcattagtcattagtggcATTATCGGAGCGAATATCTCTACTTTAGTGAAATATCTCGGTTTAAACAAGGTtgaaatgagtgtaaaaatatcagtcatcaactcccccaagcctaaACTTGATCATCCTCGATCAACATAAAGTGAAATCTGAATCATAAGGAACTCAGTTGTTTAAACTGAAATAACGAGAAGGTTTGGTTCACTTACGATCAGTATGCCTAGATAGCCTCCCGCTTCTTGACCTGAAAACTTATCATAGATATAGCGGTGGCATGGTTATAGTGCAAGTGTTAGTGAAGTAAATATAATCAACACAAAGTTTCTAATCTACTAGATAAAATAACTTTGCAACACTTCATTTCATTTAATCTAGACAACACTTGCTTGTTGGGAATGCACGGAAGAGTTTCTAAGATAGAGCCATGAAAACATAACTTAGGGAGTAGAAAGCATGTAGTGAAACATGATGCTCAAGTGCTCTTGAACACACCCACAATTGTTTCTCCCTCTAGGCTCTTAAACACTTTGTTTCAATCATTGTTTGTTGGAACTTTGATTGTTATGTGAAGGAGATTATGCCAAATAAGTGATCATGCATAGGTTTCCGCTGTGgcttaatgtttgggaacttgggcCTTTAGCAATAATGTCTCTTTCGATCTCTTTTGACCAGTCCCCTTTATTTACCACATACACACCCATTCAAGAGAAAATCCGAATAATATTTGTTTATAGTGTTGTCACTACATACTGTAACAAACTCATAGCCGAAAGCCATCACTCTTGGTGGATCATTCATTAGCCAGCGGAGTCCTCGGCATAACATCAAGAAGGGTAATGAAGCCACATTTACACACGTAAATGTGTATATAGTAGCATAGCCCATACTACCAGTCGGAGGCTGTAACACCATGTTGAGATTTACAACACAGATTTTTTGCATAATCTCACCCATCTTTCAACTAAGTTTCTCTAGACAATTTAATCCACAAGTGCTATCAAGTCCATTAAAATTAACAACATGGGGTTGAGCATGTTCAAACATCATTTCCCTGCAATTTCTCAAATCCCAAGTCTTGAAAAACTTTATCTTGTGCAAAGTTACACTTGGTTAATTTCATTTCATTTTTAAAATTGTCCCACGACAAGTCTTAGTTGTCTAAACTAAAGAAAACAAAGGCTACAAAATTATTTCAGCTACTAGAGCAAAACCTTTGTATCAACTATCAAGACTCACTCCCATCCACACATATTACACATACTGCAACTACATCTACTCTAAGTGTCCAAGTGCAAAAGACGGGGGTTGTAGGACATACCTTCACGGCTGTGAATTTACACACTTCTCTTTCTTACTCTTGTAGTCCTCGTTGTTTTGGTATAGATCAACTCCTTTGAAAATAATGCAAATGAACTCTAAGGGgctaaattgaaggaaatatgccctagaggcaataataaagttgttacttttatatttccttattcatgataaaggtttgttattcatgctagaattgtattgatcaaaaaccttaatacatgtgtgaatacataaacaaacaccgtgtccctagtgagcctctactagagtagctcgttgatcaaagatggttaaggtttcctaaccatagacatgagttgtcatttgataacgggatcacatcattaggagaatgatgtgatggacaagacacatccgttagcataacatattgatcgttcagtttattgctattgctttcttcatgtcaaatacatattcatttgactatgagattatgcaactcctagatatcggatgaatgaaggaaatatgccctagacgcaataataaagttattatttatatttccttatatcatgataaatgtttattcatgctagaattgtattaaccggaaacttagtacatgtgtgaatacatagacaaactgagtgtcactagtatgcctctacttgactagctcattaatcaaagatggttaaatttcctagccatggacaaagagttgtcatttgattaacgggatcacatcattagagaatgatgtgattgacttgacccatccgttagcttagcacgatgatcgtttagtttgttgctattgctttctttataacttatacatgttcctatgactatgagattatgcaaatcccgaataccggaggaacacttagtgtgctatcaaacatcacaacgtaactgggtgacgataaagatgctctacaggtgtctccgatggtgtttgttgagttggcatagatcgagattaggatttgtcactccgtgtatcgggagaggtatctctgggccctctcggtaatgcacatcactataagccttgcaagcaatgtgactaatgagttagttacgggatgttgcattacggaacgagtaaagagacttgccggtaacgaggttgaactaggtattgagataccgacgaccaaatctcgggcaagtaacataccaatgacaaagggaacaacgtatgttgttttgcggtttgaccgataaagatcttcgtagaatatgtaggagccaatatgagcatccaggttccgctattggttattgaccggagatgagtctcggtcatgtctacatagttctcgaacccgtagggtccgcacgcttaacgttcagtgacgatcgatattatgagtttatgtgtcttGATGTACCGaatatagttcggagtcccggatttgatcacggacatgatgaggagtcttgaaatggtcgagacataaagattgatatattggacggctatattcgaacaATGGAAGTgcctcgggtgatttcggagaaaaccgtagtgccggagggttaccggaacccccccctagggaaagttgggccttcatgggccatagggaagaggggaggcagcccacacggggcagccgcgccccctccctatagggagtccgaattgaaCTAGGGAGGGGGGCAACCCCCCCTTTCTTCTCATCTTCCTCTCCCTTCgttccttccccttctcctcctagtaggactaggaaaggaggaatcctactcctactaggaggaggattcctcctcccttagtgcgccactagggccggccggcctctccccttgctcctttatatacgggggcagggggcaccgtagaacacacaa
The sequence above is a segment of the Triticum dicoccoides isolate Atlit2015 ecotype Zavitan chromosome 1A, WEW_v2.0, whole genome shotgun sequence genome. Coding sequences within it:
- the LOC119358636 gene encoding disease resistance protein RGA5-like is translated as MAQYLVSASTGAVGSLLTELGTILDDEYILLAGVGRDIEFVIHRVRHMWQSFLLKVAHTEEPGQHDKSCADFMRELSYDIEDKIDNSMSLILHHACPKSGIKKHMIKFNNLLPVKNRHQIAKDIRDIKSQILEAHDRCERYCRVEDVCPARTEFVDPRLCTVDTCAADLVGIDGPKYELVKWLRNGEDEQKVVSIVGCAGLGKTTLAKQVYDELRINFEYRAFVSISRSPDMAAILKCVLSQFHAQDYSSDESEIPKLVDQIRDLLQDKRYFVIIDDIWDMKTWDVLKCALCKNSCGSVIMTTTRIYDVAKSCCSSNGDLVYNIQPLSVADSEKLFLNRVFGHEKGVPPELKEVSKDVLKKCGGLPLAINAISILLAAEENKEEWGHVGLSSVFAERHKKPDIDAMKYILSLSYFDLPPHLRSCLLYLAMFPEDCLIEKERLVHRWISEGFIRYQDGEDLVQVGERYLYELVNRSLIESVGVPYDGKARFYRVHNVILDFLMIKSMEENFCTLTSNQSRLDYKVRRLSLFANKDPSCIAQLDLSHARSLGASGHLGQLISSVKSNALRVLDVQDCSELGNHHVKDIGRNPLLRYLNISGTDVTELPIQIGDMGFLETLDASFTELVEMPGSITRLRQLQRLFVSDETKLPDEIGNMCLQELGDINAFSQSVNFLNELGKLMDLRKLSIIWDTNGILRFGKRSYKEKKLVSSLCKLDQVSLRTLCVTFYLREKDGFIGHPFLPALNSIREVYLRRGRMCWINKWLLSLANLEKLHISGGDEIEQDDLRTVGSIPTLVEFKLYSGCLGPIIISSGFEQLERLELKFSFSQLTFEVGAMPNLKKLDLHVYLSKFKSAGAGFDFGIQHLSSLACVSIVIFCEGVSAAYVEAAEGAFKSMVNAHPNPNRPMLEMTRESADFMSQDE